A portion of the Fulvia fulva chromosome 1, complete sequence genome contains these proteins:
- a CDS encoding MICOS complex subunit MIC60: MLRLAVARSNACLEQGARQPIRRQWQWQPQPYRQPLSRAFVDARSPDKTVLPGSQSGTVAGVPQAPVLPPATEKPAATDIPPIGTPLEPPSPAQVKSAPPAPSTNTGNLPPIGTGTAKTGPSSAPPPPPKKKGRFRRFLTTLLILSALGYGGGVYYSLVNDNFHDFFTEYVPFGEDAVAYFEDREFRKRFPQREFAGRNWPQTRGENKITIGRQSGVNPRVAESETDNVGSDLAQRGRHTSALDDNKANPAEQKKEQKPAQPAKKGDKPAAKQNDKTAAPSTPAAPHPTSTLPAASLVDNLAVSEGQEHAVQEVVKLVNNIITAVNASPEAPKYASTISSAKQDLDKVISEIKTMREQIAKDADSKIQSAHTDFDNAAKELVRRLEGEMREQETRWREEYEQEREKLSTSYQQRLSAEVDATKKVLEQKNKNALLEQEIALQKKFMDDVRSKVEEERNGRLSKIDELSSNVQELEKLSSQWNEVIDATLQTQHLQVALEAVRAKLQVSDHPTPFINELVALKEVSKNNDVVSAAIASINPAAYQRGVPSGAALIDRFRRVATEVRKASLLPEDAGVASHAASAVLSRFMFQKKSDRGLPEGEDVEATLARTEVLLEEGDLDAAAREMNSFKGWAGVLSRDWVSECRRVLEVRQAVDVMSTEARLQSLLVD, encoded by the exons ATGCTGCGATTAGCCGTTGCTCGGAGCAATGCATGCCTCGAGCAAGGCGCCCGACAGCCCATCCGGCGCCAATGGCAATGGCAACCACAGCCCTATCGACAACCGCTGAGT AGAGCATTCGTCGATGCACGATCGCCCGATAAGACTGTCCTGCCTGGCTCCCAGAGCGGCACCGTCGCTGGTGTCCCTCAAGCACCCGTCCTGCCGCCAGCGACAGAGAAGCCAGCCGCAACCGACATACCACCCATTGGCACTCCCTTGGAGCCGCCCTCGCCCGCCCAGGTCAAGTCGGCTCCTCCCGCGCCCTCCACCAACACCGGCAATCTCCCACCCATCGGCACCGGCACTGCAAAGACTGGTCCCTCGTCCGCGCCTCCTCCACCTCCCAAGAAGAAGGGCCGCTTCCGACGCTTCCTCACCACCCTCTTGATCCTCTCTGCGTTGGGATATGGCGGCGGTGTATACTACTCGCTCGTCAACGACAACTTCCACGACTTCTTCACCGAGTACGTGCCGTTCGGCGAGGATGCAGTGGCATACTTTGAGGATCGTGAGTTCCGCAAGCGCTTCCCGCAGCGAGAATTTGCGGGCAGGAACTGGCCGCAGACGCGCGGTGAGAACAAGATCACCATAGGTCGCCAGAGCGGCGTGAACCCAAGAGTCGCCGAGTCGGAAACCGACAATGTTGGCTCAGATCTTGCTCAACGCGGCAGACACACGAGCGCCCTCGATGATAACAAGGCCAACCCGGCAGAACAAAAGAAGGAGCAGAAGCCTGCCCAGCCAGCGAAGAAGGGGGACAAACCTGCAGCAAAGCAGAACGATAAGACAGCTGCTCCGTCTACACCTGCTGCACCTCACCCAACCTCCACACTACCAGCCGCCTCGCTTGTGGACAACTTGGCCGTGTCTGAAGGGCAAGAACATGCAGTGCAGGAAGTTGTCAAGCTCGTCAACAACATCATAACTGCTGTCAATGCATCTCCCGAAGCTCCCAAGTACGCCAGCACGATCTCATCGGCCAAGCAGGACTTGGACAAGGTCATTTCCGAGATCAAGACCATGAGGGAACAGATTGCAAAGGACGCTGACAGCAAGATCCAATCCGCTCATACCGACTTCGACAACGCTGCCAAGGAACTGGTCCGGCGTCTTGAGGGTGAGATGCGTGAACAGGAGACGAGGTGGCGTGAGGAGTATGAACAGGAGCGTGAGAAGCTCAGCACGAGCTATCAACAGAGGCTCTCTGCTGAAGTGGATGCCACCAAGAAGGTCCTGGAGCAGAAGAACAAGAACGCCTTGTTGGAACAAGAGATTGCGCTACAAAAGAAGTTCATGGATGACGTGCGATCGAAAGTAGAGGAGGAGCGCAATGGACGTCTCTCCAAGATCGATGAGCTGTCATCGAATGTGCAAGAGCTCGAGAAGCTGTCTTCGCAATGGAACGAGGTCATTGATGCGACACTCCAAACACAGCACCTACAGGTCGCGCTCGAAGCTGTGAGGGCTAAACTTCAGGTATCCGACCACCCTACACCCTTTATCAACGAGCTGGTTGCCCTCAAGGAGGTGAGCAAGAACAACGATGTTGTCAGCGCTGCTATTGCTTCAATAAATCCAGCTGCCTACCAGCGCGGAGTTCCGTCTGGCGCTGCTCTTATCGACCGATTCAGGAGAGTCGCGACCGAAGTGCGAAAGGCTTCTCTGCTACCGGAAGACGCTGGCGTTGCAAGCCACGCTGCCAGCGCTGTTCTCTCAAGGTTCATGTTCCAAAAGAAGAGTGACCGTGGGCTACCAGAGGGTGAAGATGTCGAGGCCACACTTGCCCGGACCGAGGTTTTGCTCGAGGAGGGTGATTTAGACGCTGCTGCGCGTGAGATGAACAGTTTCAAGGGCTGGGCTGGCGTTCTATCGCGTGACTGGGTCAGCGAGTGCCGAAGGGTACTGGAGGTCAGGCAAGCTGTCGAT GTGATGTCAACAGAAGCCCGGCTACAAAGTCTTCTTGTCGACTAA
- a CDS encoding putative polyamine oxidase 4 codes for MPANDAASQNVLRAARLKSGPISIGIVGAGFAGLRAADVLLQHGFHVTMFEARDRLGGRVAQSDRLGHPTDLGPNWIHGTSDNPIMKLASQTNTKLHASDEDEVAFSSDKIALDPAETAQYSQILWDEGLIAEAFAYSKSHGDLIDKEKSLYDFFAERTEKLFSNEYPAIAKRKRFTFLQFVNTWGCYIGSPVTRQSLRYFWLEECIEGENPFVAETYSKICDAVAAPVLEHADICLNTEVVNISSGQQQDQNYSNLKQAVVVTTADGNRSSFDEVVVTVPLGFLKHRKDIFEPEIPAALDLAFDSISYGTLDKVYITFPAAFWSTSNTSHAHDPPEDSVTDAEGPPVTASDDEVGAEADGWFHWLQPEYALSTNPERWSQEAMNLAVLRADCAHPTLLFYIQGPQSKHIANMIDLAEHEQDKDAKLRAYFEPYYSLLPNYNDANPACTPSAILATAWANDRFAGYGSYSNFQVGLEDADHHIEVMRHGMPDRHIWLAGEHTAPFVALGTTTGAYWSGEAVAKRIASAYGMEKNDSRS; via the exons ATGCCCGCGAACGACGCTGCCTCCCAAAATGTGCTACGCGCTGCAAGACTCAAGTCCGGACCGATCAGTATAGGCATCGTGGGCGCTGGATTTGCTGGTCTTCGCGCGGCAGACGTTCTGCTTCAGCATGGTTTCCACGTCACAATGTTTGAGGCTCGAGACAGGCTTGGTGGCAGAGTGGCCCAGAGCGATCGTCTTGGCCACCCAACGGACCT AGGACCTAACTGGATCCATGGGACGAGCGATAATCCGATCATGAAGCTTGCCTCTCAGACGAATACGAAATTACACGCATCTGACGAGGACGAAGTAGCCTTCAGCTCGGACAAAATCGCTTTAGACCCAGCAGAGACAGCGCAATATAGCCAGATCTTGTGGGATGAAGGTCTGATCGCAGAAGCCTTTGCCTACTCTAAAAGTCACGGCGACCTGATCGACAAGGAGAAGAGCCTGTATGACTTCTTCGCGGAGAGAACTGAGAAGTTATTCTCCAACGAGTACCCAGCAATAGCCAAGCGGAAAAGGTTTACCTTTCTGCAGTTCGTGAACAC CTGGGGTTGCTACATCGGAAGCCCCGTCACGAGGCAGTCACTGCGATACTTTTGGCTTGAAGAATGCATCGAAGGCGAGAACCCCTTTGTGGCGGAGACCTACAGCAAAATATGCGATGCTGTGGCAGCGCCGGTGTTGGAGCATGCAGACATATGCTTAAACACTGAAGTGGTCAACATCAGCTCAGGACAGCAGCAAGATCAAAATTACAGCAACTTGAAGCAGGCTGTGGTGGTCACCACTGCGGACGGCAACAGGTCAAGTTTCGATGAGGTCGTCGTTACTGTGCCGCTGGGTTTCCTCAAGCACAGAAAAGATATCTTCGAACCAGAGATCccg GCGGCACTCGATCTGGCTTTCGACAGCATCAGTTACGGAACACTGGACAAAGTCTACATAACCTTTCCAGCGGCATTTTGGTCGACCTCGAACACATCGCACGCACACGACCCACCTGAAGACAGCGTCACTGATGCGGAAGGTCCGCCGGTGACAGCCTCAGACGACGAAGTAGGTGCAGAGGCTGACGGTTGGTTCCACTGGCTTCAGCCAGAGTACGCATTATCGACAAATCCAGAACGTTGGAGCCAAGAAGCAATGAATCTGGCTGTCTTACGAGCAGACTGTGCTCACCCAACCCTGCTATTCTACATCCAGGGACCACAATCCAAACACATCGCAAACATGATCGACTTGGCCGAGCACGAGCAGGACAAGGACGCCAAATTGAGAGCTTACTTCGAGCCATATTACTCACTGCTTCCCAATTACAACGACGCGAATCCCGCGTGTACACCCAGCGCTATCCTCGCCACGGCGTGGGCAAACGATCGCTTTGCTGGATACGGCAGCTACTCGAACTTCCAGGTCGGCTTGGAGGACGCCGACCACCATATCGAAGTCATGAGGCATGGCATGCCGGATCGACACATCTGGTTGGCAGGCGAGCACACGGCCCCTTTCGTGGCATTGGGTACCACAACGGGAGCATACTGGAGCGGAGAAGCTGTCGCCAAGCGCATTGCATCGGCATATGGCATGGAGAAGAACGATTCACGATCGTAG
- a CDS encoding ER-derived vesicles protein 41, translating into MNGFSDRGLDDSNFGESKASSVVKSFDAFPKTKPSYTQRTESGGVWTVVLIVASLFLGWSELSRWWVGETTHTFAVEQGVGHDLQINLDVVVAMQCSDLHVNVQDSSGDRILAGSALKKDATTWRQWGGRSHALAADKDERIRSGYDGKGAEYDEEDVHNYVGAARRKKKFKKTPGLPWGAQADSCRIYGSMHGNKVQGDFHITARGHGYMEFGAHLDHSTFNFSHTVNELSFGPFYPSLTNPLDNTVATTSDHFYKFQYYLSVVPTIYTTDAKTLRKIDKHHESPSSGEDGLSQYPHRYNKNTVFTNQYAVTEQSHKVPENAVPGVFIKFDIEPIGLTIAEEWSSIPALLIRLVNVVSGLLVAGGWCFQISEWAKEIYGRKGRRQDSFGMLNGEHDEKRGL; encoded by the exons ATGAATGGCTTTTCAGACAGAGGACTCGACGACTCCAATTTCGGGGAGAGCAAGGCTTCCAGCGTCGTAAAATCCTTCGACGCCTTTCCCAAGACGAAACCTTCTTATACACAACGCACAGAATCAGGCGGCGTCTGGACCGTGGTGCTGATCGTCGCATCGTTATTCCTGGGATGGAGCGAGCTGTCGAGATGGTGGGTGGGAGAGACTACACACACGTTTGCGGTGGAGCAGGGAGTCGGCCATGATCTGCAGATCAACCTCGATGTTGTAGTTGCGATGCAGTGCAGTGACTTGCATGTGAATGTGCAGGACTCGTCGGGAGATCGCATCCTTGCTGGGTCGGCGCTGAAGAAAGACGCTACGACTTGGAGACAATGGGGTGGAAGGTCGCATGCTCTTGCCGCGGATAAGGATGAGCGGATTCGGAGTGGGTATGATGGCAAGGGAGCAGAGTATGACGAGGAGGACGTACACAACTATGTTGGCGCAGCAAGGAGGAAGAAGAAGTTCAAGAAAACGCCGGGTCTGCCATGGGGAGCGCAGGCGGACAGTTGCAGGATATACGGCAGTATGCATGGGAACAAGGTGCAGGGAGACTTCCATATCACTGCCAGAGGGCATGGATACATGGAGTTTGGCGCTCATCTTGACCACAGTA CATTCAACTTCAGCCATACGGTCAACGAGCTTTCGTTTGGCCCCTTCTACCCGTCCTTGACCAACCCTCTCGACAACACGGTAGCAACCACATCCGATCACTTTTACAAATTCCAGTACTACCTCTCAGTGGTCCCAACCATCTACACGACCGATGCGAAGACACTCCGCAAGATCGACAAGCACCACGAGTCACCTTCATCGGGCGAAGATGGACTAAGCCAATACCCACACCGTTATAACAAGAACACCGTCTTTACGAACCAGTATGCTGTGACGGAACAGTCTCATAAAGTGCCAGAGAATGCCGTGCCCGGTGTTTTCATCAAGTTCGACATCGAGCCAATAGGTCTTACCATCGCCGAGGAATGGAGCTCGATACCAGCTCTGCTCATACGGCTGGTCAACGTTGTATCTGGACTACTTGTTGCGGGCGGCTGGTGTTTCCAGATCAGCGAGTGGGCAAAAGAGATTTATGGCCGCAAAGGCCGGAGGCAAGATAGCTTCGGTATGCTCAACGGCGAACACGATGAGAAAAGAGGTCTATAG